The following coding sequences are from one Gigantopelta aegis isolate Gae_Host chromosome 15, Gae_host_genome, whole genome shotgun sequence window:
- the LOC121389882 gene encoding uncharacterized protein LOC121389882 isoform X1 — protein MERQGRSFEADFQSVVLGINRLVEIMNYVTSFPETNAAKQKLDAGTILMDITHEVGQLKLTLLHYEKDICIPILNDKQQKMDEILETFETPTVNETAVPPEKASTSRQTTTRKSVTMQRKKCLLPLPWEETLRRRRRTSLSPRKPKLKPKKTSLLKLTTKTITTPISKRTPPPKQPTTITTSKRSPPPKQPTTITTSKRSPPPKQPTTITTSKRSPPPKQPTTITSKRSPPPKQRTTITTSKRSPPPKQPTTITTSKRSPPPKQPTTITSKRSPPPKQRTTITTSKRSPPPKQPTTITTSKRSPPPKQPTITTSKRTPPPKQPTTITTSKRSPPPKQPTTITTSKRSPPPKQPTTITETTTTSKQTTLPPKQPTISGITIKDEKELKTRMKHLSHMAKEINRLETETCHVRQLIDLVNILEDMTESVVFAAALNRRFNSPAVSHESDDITRTSQSVSIGIGPIYHAESDGTLTSSDIQSDGIRPTQKSTGTGPIHHADSGCILTSSGIQSDDIRPTNQRESDSYRIINEDVLDDIRTTCTCIHHTESHGIKPIIQSESYIIKTINQGESDDRQTKHIELHGIIPNHSIESDGILPPTDIQSDDIRPTQKSTGTGPIHHAESGGILLSSDIQSDNIRPTQKSTGTGPIDHVESGGILPPTDIQSDRIRTTHNTSTGPIHHAESGGILLSSDIQSDDIRPTNQSESDSYRIIHEDVLDDIRTTCTNHTESDGIKPIIQSESYIIKTIKQGESDDRPINHIQSNDIIRNHHVESGDISPPTDFQSDGIRPTQNIEVNGAGPIHHVESGRILLSSDFQSDDIRPTQKSTGTGPIHNVESGRILPPTDIQSDRIRTTHNTSTGPIHHVESGGILLSSDIQSDDIRPTNQSESDSYRIIKEDASDDIRTTYTHHTESDSIKPIIQSESYIIKTINQGESDDRLANHIESDNRQTKHIESNGIIPNHTIESDGILPPTDIQSDDIVPTQKSTDTGPIHHVESGGILLSSDIQSDDIRPINQSESDSYRIIKEDVSDDIRTTCTHHSRSDGIKPIIQRESYIIKTINQGDSENRPTNIQSYDIVSNHHVESDDISPPTDIQSDGTRPTHNIEVNAAGPIHHVESGRILPSSDIESYDVRPPNKSVSAGPIHHVETGGICLSSAIQSDDIRLIQKSTGTGPIHHLESGGILPASCIQSDGIRPIQKSTGTRPIHHVESGGILPASYIQSDGTRPTHHVELDVILPPTDIQSDGIRPTQNMEVNAAGPIHHVESGHILLSSDIQSYDIRPPIKSISTGPNHHVESGGIFLSSDIQSDDIRPTQKSTGTGPIHHVESGGILPASYIQSDGIRSTQNMEGYRAGPIHHVESGRILLSSDIQSYDIRTPNKSISTGPIHHVESGGIFLSSDIQSDDIRPTQNIESTGTGPIHYVESGGILPASGIQSYDIRSTHSTGTGPIHHVESGGILLVSDIQSDGIKPINQGDSDDRPTNHTQANDIRPTHHVELDVILPPTDIQSDGIRPTQNMEVNAAGPIHHVESGHILLSSDIQSYDIRHPIKSISTRPIQHVESGGIFLSSDIQSDDIRPTQKSTGTIHHVKSGGILPASYIQSDGIRPTQNIEGNGAGPIHHVESGRILLSSDIQSYDIRPPNKSISTGPIHHVESGGIFPASGIQSYDNRPTHSTGTGPIHHVESGGILLVSDIQSDVIKPINQGDSDDRPTNHTQANDIRPTHHVELDVILPPTDIQSDGIRPTQNIEVNGTGPIYHVGSGGILLFSDIQPDDIRPTQNIESTSTGPIHDIEPGGSLPASAIQPDGIRPTQSIQSTGTRLIHNVESGGISLSSYIQSDGIGPTQNTDSNGTELTHHVESGTILLSSDIQSDDIRPTKNIESTDTGIIHHVESGGILLSSDIQSDGVRSTHHMESNGTGLIHHVKSGGILLSSDIQSDSIKPTIQSESYIIKTINQGNSDNRPTNHIESNNIIPNHHVQSDGITPPTDIQSDDITPTQNIVVNGTGPIHHVESGILLSSDIQSDDIRPTQNTDSNGTRPIHHVESGGILLSSDIQSDGVRHTQNIESNGIERIYKVKSGGILSASDIQSDGINPIQNTRTGPVNLVESGGILLSSNIQSVDITPTQKSTGTGLIHNVESGGILLSSHNQLDGIRPTQNIESNDTGPIHHVESGGILLSSHIQSDGNRPTQNIESNGTGPIHHVESVGILLSSDIQSDDIRPTQKSTGTGVIHNVESGRILPASHIQSDGIRPTQNIESTVTGPIHHIESCVILPSSDILSDSIPRTQKIEVNGTGPIHHVESGGILLSSDIQSDGIRTTQNIESDGTGRIHHVESGGILPASAIQSDGIRTTQNTGTEPIHHVESGGILLSSHIQSDDIRPTQKSTGTGLIHLVQSGHILPASHIQSIGIRPNQNIESTGTGSIHHVESGGISPTSDIQSVGIIPTQNIKSNGTGPIHHVESGGILPASAIQSDGIRTTQNTGTGLIHNVESGGILPASIIQADGIRPTQNIESTGIGHIHHVESGGISPTSDIQSVGIRPTQNTESNGIGLIHDVESGSILPSSCIHTDGIGPSQHIKSNGTGPIHHAESGCILPASNIQSDGTRATQNTSTGPIHHVESGSILTASDIQSDDIRTTQKSTGTGPIYNVAPGDIIPASHIQSDGIRPIQNTDTGPIHHVESGGILLSSHIQSDSIRHTQNIESTGIGHIHHVESSCILPTSDIQSIGIRPTQNTESNGTGPIHHVESGGILPASAIQSDGIRTTQNTSTGPIHHAESGGILISSDIQSDISPTQKSTGTGPIHNVELGGIIPASDIQLDGIRPTYHIMSNDIGAIHHVVSGGILPSSDIHSDGYRPTQKTESDGITPTYNIESAGTSIMHHTETDNVRDTYLTGSDGTRPSYRTESNDLASTYRCGVRSVHQADPSHIRTGSDSVSDQTTVPYSRSSHTTTYSQIKKYINITQRRLKSKMLRWPRGSMFKRFLLMLLIILTVSLVILMLYMYFFYSKQDCCLCVQHLLSLFVEMHCCPEMIY, from the exons GCCAGCACGTCAAGGCAGACCACCACGCGTAAGTCAGTGACGATGCAGAGGAAGAAATGTTTGCTGCCGCTGCCGTGGGAAGAAACgctgaggaggaggaggaggacaTCTCTATCGCCACGGAAGCCAAAGCTGAAACCGAAGAAGACCTCATTGCTGAAgcttacaacaaaaacaataacaacaccaATATCAAAGCGGACACCACCACCGAAGcaaccaacaacaataacaacatcgAAGCGGTCACCACCACCGAAGCAAccgacaacaataacaacatcgAAGCGGTCACCACCACCGAAGCAAccgacaacaataacaacatcgAAGCGGTCACCACCACCGAAGcaaccaacaacaataacatcGAAGCGGTCACCACCACCGAAGCAACGGACAACAATAACCACATCGAAGCGGTCACCACCACCGAAGCAAccgacaacaataacaacatcgAAGCGGTCACCACCACCGAAGcaaccaacaacaataacatcGAAGCGGTCACCACCACCGAAGCAACGGACAACAATAACCACATCGAAGCGGTCACCACCACCGAAGCAAccgacaacaataacaacatcgAAGCGGTCACCACCACCGAAGCAACCGACAATAACAACATCGAAGCGGACACCACCACCGAAGCAAccgacaacaataacaacatcgAAGCGGTCACCACCACCGAAGCAAccgacaacaataacaacatcgAAGCGGTCACCACCACCGAAGcaaccaacaacaataacagaaacaacaacaacatcgaAGCAGACAACACTACCACCAAAGCAACCAACAATATCTGGTATCACAATCAAAGATGAGAAGGAGCTGAAGACCAGGATGAAGCACCTAAGTCACATGGCAAAGGAGATCAATCGACTCGAGACAGAGACTTGCCATGTCAGGCAGCTGATTGACTTGGTTAATATTCTCGAGGACATGACCGAATCTGTGGTCTTTGCGGCCGCCTTGAACAG GCGATTCAACAGTCCTGCAGTCAGTCACGAGTCAGATGATATTACACGTACCAGCCAGAGTGTATCAATTGGTATTGGACCCATTTACCATGCTGAGTCAGATGGTACTTTAACATCCTCAGATATTCAGTCAGATGGCATTAGACCAACCCAGAAGTCAACTGGTACTGGACCCATTCACCATGCTGATTCAGGTTGTATTTTAACATCCTCAGGTATTCAGTCAGATGATATTAGACCTACCAACCAGAGGGAGTCCGATTCCTACAGGATCATCAACGAAGATGTCTTGGATGATAtcagaactacatgtacatgtatacaccatACCGAGTCACATGGCATTAAACCCATCATCCAGAGCGAgtcatatattataaaaaccaTCAACCAGGGTGAATCAGATGATAGACAAACCAAACATATTGAGTTACATGGTATTATACCAAACCACTCCATTGAGTCAGATGGTATTTTACCACCCACAGATATTCAGTCAGATGATATTAGACCCACCCAGAAGTCAACAGGTACTGGACCCATTCACCATGCTGAGTCGGGTGGTATTTTACTATCCTCAGATATTCAGTCAGATAATATTAGACCCACCCAGAAGTCAACTGGTACTGGACCCATTGACCATGTTGAATCAGGTGGTATTTTACCACCCACAGATATTCAGTCAGATAGGATTAGAACCACCCACAATACTAGTACTGGACCCATTCACCATGCTGAGTCAGGTGGTATTTTACTATCGTCAGATATTCAGTCAGATGATATTAGACCTACCAACCAGAGCGAGTCCGATTCCTACAGGATCATCCACGAAGATGTCTTGGATGATATcagaactacatgtacaaaccATACTGAGTCGGATGGTATTAAACCCATCATCCAGAGTGAGTCATACATTATTAAAACCATCAAACAGGGTGAATCAGATGATAGACCCATCAACCATATTCAGTCAAATGACATTATACGCAACCACCATGTTGAGTCAGGTGATATTTCACCACCCACAGATTTTCAGTCAGATGGTATTAGACCCACTCAAAATATCGAGGTAAATGGTGCTGGACCTATTCACCATGTTGAGTCAGGTCGTATTTTACTATCCTCAGATTTTCAGTCAGATGATATTAGACCCACCCAGAAGTCAACTGGTACTGGACCCATTCACAATGTTGAGTCAGGTCGTATTTTACCACCCACAGATATTCAGTCAGATAGGATTAGAACCACCCACAATACTAGTACTGGACCCATTCATCATGTTGAATCAGGTGGTATTTTACTATCCTCAGATATTCAGTCAGATGATATCAGACCTACCAACCAGAGCGAGTCTGATTCCTACAGGATCATCAAAGAAGATGCCTCGGATGATATCAGAACTACATATACACACCATACTGAGTCAGACAGTATTAAACCCATCATCCAGAGTGAGTCATACATTATCAAAACCATCAACCAGGGTGAATCAGACGATAGACTCGCCAACCATATTGAGTCAGATAATAGACAAACCAAACATATTGAGTCAAATGGTATTATACCCAACCACACCATCGAGTCAGATGGTATTTTACCACCCACAGATATTCAGTCAGATGATATTGTACCCACCCAGAAGTCAACTGATACTGGACCCATTCACCATGTTGAATCAGGTGGTATTTTACTATCCTCAGATATTCAGTCAGATGATATCAGACCTATCAACCAGAGCGAGTCTGATTCCTACAGGATCATCAAAGAAGATGTCTCGGATGATATCagaactacatgtacacatcATAGCAGGTCAGATGGTATTAAACCCATCATCCAGAGAGAGTCATATATTATCAAAACCATCAACCAGGGTGACTCAGAAAATAGACCGACCAACATTCAGTCATATGACATTGTATCCAACCACCATGTTGAATCAGATGATATTTCACCACCCACAGATATTCAGTCAGATGGTACAAGACCCACTCATAATATTGAGGTAAATGCTGCTGGACCTATTCACCATGTTGAGTCAGGTCGTATTTTACCATCCTCAGATATTGAGTCGTATGATGTTAGACCCCCCAACAAGTCAGTTAGTGCTGGACCCATTCACCATGTTGAGACAGGTGGTATTTGCCTATCCTCAGCTATTCAGTCAGATGATATTAGACTCATCCAGAAGTCAACTGGTACTGGACCCATTCACCATCTTGAGTCAGGTGGTATTTTACCAGCCTCATGTATTCAGTCAGATGGTATTAGACCCATCCAGAAGTCAACTGGTACTAGACCCATTCACCATGTTGAGTCGGGTGGTATTTTACCCGCCTCATATATTCAGTCAGATGGTACTAGACCCACCCACCATGTTGAGTTGGATGTTATATTACCACCCACTGATATTCAGTCAGATGGTATTAGACCCACTCAGAATATGGAGGTAAATGCTGCTGGACCTATTCACCATGTTGAGTCAGGTCATATTTTACTATCCTCAGATATTCAGTCATATGATATTAGACCCCCCATCAAGTCAATTAGCACCGGACCCAATCACCATGTTGAGTCAGGTGGTATTTTCCTATCCTCAGATATTCAGTCTGATGATATTAGACCAACCCAGAAATCAACTGGTACTGGACCCATTCACCATGTTGAGTCAGGTGGTATTTTACCAGCCTCATATATTCAGTCAGATGGTATTAGATCCACTCAGAATATGGAGGGATACAGGGCTGGACCTATTCACCATGTTGAGTCAGGTCGTATTTTACTATCCTCAGATATTCAGTCATATGATATTAGAACCCCCAACAAGTCAATTAGCACCGGACCTATTCACCATGTTGAGTCAGGTGGTATTTTCCTATCCTCAGATATTCAGTCAGATGATATTAGACCCACTCAGAATATTGAGTCAACTGGTACTGGACCCATTCACTATGTTGAGTCAGGTGGTATTTTACCAGCCTCAGGTATTCAGTCATATGATATCAGATCCACCCACAGTACTGGTACTGGACCCATTCATCATGTTGAGTCAGGTGGTATTTTATTAGTCTCAGATATTCAGTCAGATGGTATTAAACCAATCAACCAGGGCGACTCAGATGATAGACCCACCAACCATACTCAGGCAAATGACATTAGACCCACCCACCATGTTGAGTTGGATGTTATATTACCACCCACTGATATTCAGTCAGATGGTATTAGACCCACTCAGAATATGGAGGTAAATGCTGCTGGACCTATTCACCATGTTGAGTCAGGTCATATTTTACTATCCTCAGATATTCAGTCATATGATATTAGACACCCCATCAAGTCAATTAGCACCAGACCCATTCAACATGTTGAGTCAGGTGGTATTTTCCTATCATCAGATATTCAGTCCGATGATATTAGACCCACCCAGAAGTCAACTGGTACCATTCACCATGTTAAGTCAGGTGGTATTTTACCAGCCTCATATATTCAGTCAGATGGTATTAGACCCACTCAGAATATTGAGGGAAATGGGGCTGGACCTATTCACCATGTCGAGTCAGGTCGTATTTTACTATCCTCAGATATTCAGTCATATGATATTAGACCCCCCAACAAGTCAATTAGCACCGGACCCATTCACCATGTTGAGTCAGGTGGTATTTTCCCAGCCTCAGGTATTCAGTCATATGATAACAGACCCACCCACAGTACTGGTACTGGACCCATTCATCATGTTGAGTCAGGTGGTATTTTATTAGTCTCAGATATTCAGTCAGATGTTATTAAACCCATCAACCAGGGTGATTCAGATGATAGACCCACCAACCATACTCAGGCAAATGACATTAGACCCACCCACCATGTTGAGCTGGATGTTATATTACCACCCACTGATATTCAGTCAGATGGTATTAGACCCACTCAGAATATTGAGGTAAATGGTACTGGGCCCATTTACCATGTTGGGTCAGGTGGTATTTTACTATTCTCAGATATTCAGCCAGATGATATTAGGCCCACCCAGAATATTGAGTCAACTAGTACTGGACCCATTCACGATATTGAGCCAGGTGGTAGTTTACCAGCCTCAGCTATTCAGCCAGATGGTATTAGACCTACCCAGAGTATTCAGTCAACTGGTACTAGACTCATTCACAATGTTGAGTCAGGTGGTATTTCACTATCCTCATATATTCAGTCAGATGGTATTGGACCCACCCAGAATACTGATTCAAATGGAACTGAACTTACTCACCATGTTGAATCAGGTACCATCTTACTATCCTCAGATATTCAGTCAGATGATATAAGACCAACCAAGAATATTGAGTCAACTGATACTGGAATCATTCACCATGTTGAGTCAGGTGGTATTTTACTATCCTCAGATATTCAGTCAGATGGTGTTAGATCCACCCATCATATGGAGTCAAATGGTACTGGACTCATTCACCATGTTAAGTCAGGTGGTATATTACTATCCTCAGATATTCAGTCAGATAGTATTAAACCCACCATACAGAGTGAGTCATATATTATCAAAACCATCAACCAGGGTAACTCAGATAATAGACCCACCAACCATATTGAgtcaaataatattataccCAACCACCATGTTCAATCAGATGGTATTACACCACCCACAGATATTCAGTCAGATGATATTACACCCACTCAGAATATTGTAGTAAATGGTACTGGACCCATTCACCATGTTGAGTCTGGTATTTTACTATCCTCAGATATTCAGTCAGATGATATTAGACCCACCCAGAATACTGATTCAAATGGTACTAGACCTATTCACCATGTTGAGTCAGGTGGTATTTTACTATCCTCAGATATTCAGTCAGATGGTGTTAGACACACCCAGAATATTGAGTCAAATGGTATTGAACGAATATACAAGGTTAAGTCAGGTGGTATTTTATCAGCCTCAGATATTCAGTCAGATGGTATTAATCCCATCCAGAATACTCGTACTGGGCCCGTTAACCTTGTTGAGTCAGGTGGTATTTTACTATCATCAAATATTCAGTCAGTTGATATTACACCCACCCAGAAGTCAACTGGTACTGGACTCATTCACAATGTTGAGTCAGGTGGTATTTTACTATCCTCACATAATCAGTTAGATGGTATTAGACCCACCCAGAATATTGAGTCAAATGATACTGGACCGATTCACCATGTCGAGTCAGGTGGTATTTTACTATCCTCACATATTCAGTCAGATGGTAATAGACCCACCCAGAATATTGAGTCAAATGGTACTGGACCGATTCACCATGTTGAATCAGTTGGCATTTTGCTATCCTCAGATATTCAGTCAGATGATATTAGACCCACCCAGAAGTCAACTGGTACTGGAGTCATTCACAATGTCGAGTCAGGTCGTATTTTACCAGCCTCACATATTCAGTCAGATGGTATTAGACCCACCCAGAATATTGAGTCAACTGTTACTGGACCCATTCACCATATTGAGTCATGTGTTATTTTACCATCATCAGATATTCTGTCAGATAGTATTCCACGCACCCAAAAAATTGAGGTAAATGGTACTGGACCCATTCACCATGTTGAGTCAGGTGGTATTTTACTATCCTCAGATATTCAGTCAGATGGCATTAGAACTACCCAGAATATTGAGTCAGATGGTACTGGACGTATTCACCATGTTGAGTCAGGTGGTATTTTACCAGCCTCAGCTATTCAGTCAGATGGTATTAGAACCACCCAGAATACTGGTACTGAACCCATTCACCATGTTGAATCAGGTGGCATTTTGCTATCCTCACATATTCAGTCAGATGACATTAGACCCACCCAGAAGTCAACTGGTACTGGACTCATTCACCTTGTTCAGTCAGGTCATATTTTACCAGCCTCACATATTCAGTCAATTGGTATTAGACCCAACCAGAACATTGAGTCAACTGGTACTGGATCCATTCACCATGTTGAGTCAGGTGGTATTTCACCAACCTCAGATATTCAGTCTGTTGGTATTATACCTACCCAGAATATTAAGTCAAATGGTACTGGACCCATTCACCATGTTGAGTCAGGTGGTATTTTACCAGCTTCAGCTATTCAGTCAGATGGTATTAGAACCACGCAGAATACTGGTACTGGACTCATTCACAATGTTGAATCAGGTGGTATTTTGCCAGCCTCAATTATTCAAGCAGATGGTATTAGACCCACCCAGAATATTGAGTCAACTGGTATTGGACACATTCACCATGTTGAGTCAGGTGGTATTTCACCAACCTCAGATATTCAGTCCGTTGGTATTAGACCTACCCAGAATACTGAGTCAAATGGTATTGGACTTATTCATGATGTTGAATCAGGTAGTATCTTACCATCCTCATGTATTCACACAGATGGCATTGGACCCTCACAGCATATTAAGTCAAATGGTACTGGACCCATTCACCATGCTGAGTCAGGTTGTATTTTACCAGCCTCAAATATTCAGTCAGATGGTACTAGAGCCACTCAGAATACTAGTACTGGGCCGATTCACCATGTTGAGTCGGGTAGTATTTTAACAGCCTCAGATATTCAGTCAGATGATATTAGAACCACCCAGAAGTCAACTGGTACTGGACCCATTTACAATGTTGCACCAGGTGATATTATACCAGCCTCACATATTCAGTCAGATGGTATTAGACCCATTCAGAATACTGATACTGGACCCATTCACCATGTTGAGTCGGGTGGTATTTTACTATCCTCACATATTCAGTCAGATAGTATTAGACACACCCAGAATATTGAGTCAACTGGTATTGGACACATTCACCATGTTGAGTCAAGTTGTATTTTACCAACCTCAGATATTCAGTCCATTGGTATTAGACCTACCCAGAATACGGAGTCAAATGGTACTGGACCCATTCACCATGTTGAGTCAGGTGGTATTTTACCAGCCTCAGCTATTCAGTCAGATGGTATTAGAACCACCCAGAATACTAGTACTGGGCCGATTCACCATGCTGAGTCAGGTGGTATTTTAATATCTTCAGATATTCAGTCAGATATTAGTCCCACCCAGAAGTCAACTGGTACTGGACCCATTCACAATGTTGAGTTGGGTGGTATTATACCAGCCTCAGATATTCAGTTAGATGGTATTAGACCCACTTACCATATTATGTCAAATGATATTGGAGCCATACACCATGTTGTATCAGGTGGCATTTTACCATCCTCAGATATTCATTCAGATGGTTATAGACCCACCCAAAAGACTGAGTCTGATGGTATTACACCCACATACAATATCGAGTCAGCTGGGACTAGCATCATGCaccatacagagacagacaatgTTAGAGACACGTATCTTACTGGATCAGATGGTACTAGACCCTCCTATCGTACTGAGTCAAATGATCTTGCAAGTACCTACCGGTGTGGTGTAAGATCCGTCCACCAGGCTGATCCATCCCATATCAGAACCGGCAGTGATTCTGTGTCGGATCAAACCACTGTCCCCTACAGTCGCAGTTCACATACCACTACATATTCACAGATAaagaaatacataaacattactcAAAGACGTTTAAAGTCAAAAATGTTGCGATGGCCAAGGGGTTCTATGTTTAAAAGATTCCTACTCATGTTATTAATCATTTTGACAGTTTCACTGGTAATACTTatgctatacatgtatttcttttatTCAAAGCAGGACTGTTGTTTATGTGTACAACATTTGCTGTCACTGTTTGTTGAAATGCATTGCTGTCCTGAAATGATCTACTAA